One stretch of Pirellulales bacterium DNA includes these proteins:
- a CDS encoding DUF1501 domain-containing protein translates to MCRCPRFAAPPLSCLGKLAMLRITGTPSTLCDRVSRRELLRVGALGTLGVSLADLLRQPQLAQATNTAAPRARSCIVLFLMGGPPQHSTWDPKPQAPAEVRGEFAPIATTVPGMSIGELLPQTAKVAERLCLLRAVRTGDNAHSSSGYYMMTGVPHQPKNFENANPGAPNNWPHLAAIVRRLSPADSAFPATVRLPHHIFNTDGSVWPGQDAGFLGRTHDPWLLRCQPADADFRVPEVSLPAELSLARMSGRRALLAQIEQLDRAAQGATSLLPTYDAATRQALDLVTSPECRGAFRLEDEPAERRERYGRTQFGQSVLLARRLIDAGTRLVQVNWFRSPDEPADAPCWDSHVGEARRLRTALLPPFDQTFSALIEDLQDTGKLDETLIVVASEFGRSPRINAQGGRDHWGSVFSVALAGGGIRGGTIYGASDALGGEPHTGLVRPEDLLATIFHCLGLEPETILHDPLNRPFPIARGQILHDVLI, encoded by the coding sequence ATGTGTCGGTGCCCCCGCTTTGCCGCGCCGCCTCTTTCGTGCCTGGGCAAGCTGGCCATGCTGCGGATTACCGGCACCCCGTCGACGCTCTGCGATCGCGTCTCGCGACGTGAACTGTTGCGCGTCGGCGCCTTGGGCACGCTCGGGGTGTCGCTGGCCGACCTGTTGCGCCAACCCCAGCTCGCGCAGGCAACCAACACCGCCGCACCACGCGCCCGGTCGTGCATCGTGCTGTTCTTGATGGGCGGCCCGCCGCAGCATTCGACCTGGGACCCCAAGCCGCAGGCACCGGCCGAAGTCCGTGGCGAATTCGCACCGATCGCGACCACCGTACCCGGCATGTCGATCGGCGAGCTGCTGCCGCAGACCGCCAAGGTCGCCGAGCGGTTGTGCCTGCTGCGCGCCGTGCGGACCGGCGACAACGCTCATTCGTCGAGCGGCTATTACATGATGACGGGCGTGCCGCATCAGCCGAAGAATTTCGAGAACGCCAATCCGGGCGCACCGAACAACTGGCCCCATCTGGCGGCCATCGTCCGGCGGCTGTCGCCCGCCGACTCGGCCTTTCCGGCCACCGTGCGGCTGCCGCATCACATCTTCAATACCGACGGCTCGGTCTGGCCCGGCCAGGACGCCGGATTCCTGGGCCGGACGCACGACCCCTGGCTGCTGCGCTGCCAGCCGGCCGATGCCGATTTTCGCGTGCCCGAAGTTTCGTTGCCTGCCGAGCTGTCGCTGGCGCGGATGTCCGGGCGCCGGGCCTTGCTCGCGCAGATCGAACAGCTCGACCGTGCGGCGCAAGGCGCGACGTCGCTGCTGCCGACCTACGATGCCGCCACGCGGCAGGCGTTGGATCTGGTCACCTCGCCCGAGTGCCGTGGCGCGTTCCGCCTCGAGGACGAGCCCGCCGAGCGGCGCGAGCGTTACGGTCGCACACAATTCGGGCAGAGCGTGCTGCTGGCCCGGCGGCTGATCGACGCCGGCACGCGGCTCGTGCAAGTCAATTGGTTCCGCAGCCCCGACGAACCGGCCGATGCCCCTTGTTGGGATTCGCACGTCGGCGAGGCCAGACGGCTGCGCACGGCGCTGCTGCCGCCGTTCGATCAGACGTTCTCCGCGCTAATCGAAGACTTGCAGGACACGGGCAAGCTCGACGAGACGCTGATCGTCGTGGCCTCGGAATTCGGCCGCAGCCCCCGGATCAACGCCCAGGGCGGCCGCGATCACTGGGGCAGCGTGTTTTCCGTCGCGCTGGCCGGCGGCGGTATCCGGGGTGGCACGATCTACGGGGCCTCGGACGCCCTCGGCGGCGAGCCGCACACTGGCCTGGTGCGGCCCGAGGACCTGCTCGCGACCATCTTCCATTGCCTGGGGCTCGAACCGGAAACGATTCTGCACGACCCGCTTAACCGGCCGTTTCCGATTGCCCGTGGACAGATCCTGCACG
- a CDS encoding response regulator codes for MNRDTSILGLSHQEVASRAEDRLEGTIRAISQALLADQEESGNIAHDWAPASMQLLIIDDEPLNIRVLQRYLQELSYTNVRGLTDSTQALDSIREHRPDVVLLDLHMPKVTGDEILAELRCDAAFQYLPVIVITAAIDRQTRLKILELGATDFLHKPIDSSELALRVRNAGMVKRYHDGIRGYAERLESGLRLRAAELEASRREIICCLARAGEFRDNDTGNHVLRVGRYAGLVASAMRQGPRFVEMIELAAQLHDIGKIGIPDEILRRPGALSPDEIETMRQHVIYGQKIINPYERAHKEASETSEPSFERQLANPGRSELIQMASRIAMTHHEKWDGTGYPMGLSGEQIPLEGRITAVADVFDALSSRRPYKPPIPFERCLEIIASESGKHFDPRVAEAFLSQREAVRAIQTQYSDGD; via the coding sequence ATGAATCGCGACACATCCATTCTTGGACTCAGCCATCAAGAGGTGGCTTCGCGCGCCGAGGATCGCCTGGAAGGGACGATCCGCGCGATCTCGCAGGCTCTGCTGGCCGACCAGGAAGAAAGCGGGAACATCGCGCACGACTGGGCGCCGGCGAGCATGCAGCTGCTGATCATCGATGACGAACCGCTGAATATTCGCGTCCTGCAGCGCTACTTGCAGGAGCTGAGCTACACCAACGTGCGCGGCCTGACCGATTCGACCCAAGCGCTCGATTCCATCCGCGAGCATCGGCCCGACGTCGTGCTCCTCGACCTGCACATGCCCAAGGTCACCGGCGACGAGATCCTGGCCGAGCTCCGGTGCGACGCGGCGTTTCAGTACCTGCCGGTGATCGTGATCACTGCGGCAATCGACCGGCAAACGCGGCTGAAGATTCTTGAACTGGGCGCCACCGACTTCCTGCACAAGCCAATCGACTCGAGCGAACTGGCGCTGCGGGTCCGCAATGCCGGCATGGTCAAGCGCTACCACGACGGCATTCGCGGCTACGCCGAGCGGCTCGAATCGGGGCTGCGGCTTCGCGCGGCCGAACTCGAGGCCTCGCGCCGGGAAATCATCTGCTGCCTGGCCCGGGCCGGCGAATTCCGCGACAACGACACGGGTAACCACGTCCTGCGAGTGGGCCGCTACGCGGGCCTCGTGGCGTCGGCCATGCGGCAGGGTCCGCGGTTCGTCGAGATGATCGAACTCGCGGCCCAATTGCACGACATCGGCAAGATCGGCATTCCCGACGAGATCCTGCGCAGGCCCGGCGCGCTGAGCCCCGATGAAATCGAAACCATGCGGCAACACGTGATCTACGGTCAGAAGATCATCAATCCTTACGAACGCGCGCACAAGGAAGCGTCCGAGACGTCCGAGCCGTCGTTCGAGCGTCAGCTGGCCAACCCGGGACGATCGGAACTGATCCAGATGGCGTCGCGGATTGCGATGACCCACCACGAGAAATGGGACGGAACCGGCTATCCGATGGGGCTGTCCGGCGAGCAAATTCCCCTCGAAGGCCGGATTACGGCCGTGGCCGACGTCTTCGATGCCCTGAGCAGCCGGCGGCCCTACAAACCGCCCATCCCCTTCGAACGCTGCCTGGAAATCATCGCCAGCGAGAGCGGCAAGCACTTCGATCCGCGCGTGGCCGAGGCGTTTCTCTCGCAGCGCGAAGCCGTGCGGGCCATTCAAACCCAGTACTCCGACGGCGACTGA
- a CDS encoding GGDEF domain-containing protein, with protein sequence MNVAILVMLALIGVAEFALGVLAGRLWAASRGPLEPTPAPLPPATLPAVRPERAPVAAVAAAPAASSPELTVQVAQHIQDIGSLMQSDITRHAESVQEFSNRLEQSSRGSAADSHDPALIEAVKEMVAANSALQQRLRDAEEKLSKQAEQLKVNETAARTDGLTAIANRRAFEEHLAKCRLRWTERSIPTTLMMIDVDHFKKFNDTHGHLAGDAVLKQVAKTLAGSVRDGDFAARYGGEEFAVLFGATEMIDIGMAADRIRQAIEAMEIEFAEKRLKVTISCGLAETAGDESTQNLISRADKALYAAKQNGRNRVYCEHRDTTYALVMQTPKEAHSGEEDPSELDRRRIQRRLRIGPLTDGNLPASNEFFPVMCRDITPTGLCFYLEQEPLFTSLVIEMNEGEELVPVLADLVDVRAADTYGGGYQCKCRFHQPTACADEAALATV encoded by the coding sequence ATGAACGTCGCAATCTTGGTCATGCTCGCCCTGATCGGGGTGGCTGAGTTCGCGCTAGGCGTGCTTGCCGGCCGGCTATGGGCGGCCAGCCGCGGCCCACTCGAACCCACCCCTGCTCCGCTGCCGCCGGCGACACTGCCGGCGGTGCGTCCCGAGCGTGCGCCGGTCGCGGCCGTCGCCGCGGCCCCTGCCGCATCCAGCCCCGAGCTGACGGTGCAGGTGGCACAGCATATCCAGGACATCGGCAGCTTGATGCAGTCGGACATCACCCGGCACGCGGAAAGCGTCCAGGAGTTCAGCAACCGTTTGGAACAAAGCTCGCGCGGCAGTGCGGCCGATTCGCACGACCCGGCCTTGATCGAGGCGGTAAAAGAAATGGTCGCGGCCAACTCTGCGCTTCAGCAGCGGCTGCGCGACGCCGAGGAAAAGCTCTCAAAGCAGGCCGAACAACTCAAAGTCAACGAGACGGCTGCACGGACCGATGGTCTGACGGCAATTGCCAACCGCCGCGCGTTCGAAGAACACCTGGCCAAGTGCCGTCTGCGCTGGACGGAACGCAGCATCCCGACGACCTTGATGATGATCGACGTCGATCACTTCAAGAAGTTCAACGATACGCACGGCCATCTCGCCGGCGATGCCGTGCTCAAACAAGTGGCCAAGACCCTGGCCGGCAGCGTCCGCGATGGCGACTTCGCGGCCCGCTATGGCGGCGAGGAGTTCGCGGTTCTGTTCGGCGCGACGGAGATGATCGACATCGGCATGGCGGCCGATCGGATTCGTCAAGCCATCGAGGCCATGGAGATCGAGTTCGCGGAGAAGCGACTCAAGGTGACGATCAGTTGCGGGCTGGCCGAGACCGCCGGCGATGAATCGACTCAGAACCTGATTTCGCGGGCCGACAAGGCGTTGTACGCTGCCAAACAGAACGGCCGCAATCGCGTCTACTGCGAGCATCGCGACACGACGTATGCCCTGGTCATGCAGACACCGAAAGAAGCGCACTCGGGCGAAGAGGACCCCTCGGAACTCGACCGCCGGCGGATTCAGCGGCGGCTCCGGATCGGGCCCTTGACCGACGGCAATTTGCCGGCTTCGAACGAGTTCTTCCCGGTGATGTGCCGCGATATCACGCCAACGGGGCTGTGTTTCTACCTGGAGCAAGAGCCCCTGTTCACGTCGCTGGTCATCGAGATGAACGAGGGCGAGGAACTGGTGCCCGTGCTGGCCGACCTGGTGGACGTGCGAGCGGCCGACACCTACGGCGGCGGCTACCAGTGCAAGTGCCGCTTCCATCAGCCCACGGCGTGTGCCGACGAAGCCGCCCTGGCGACCGTCTGA
- a CDS encoding response regulator, producing MHRRSIKTKLILLATISGIAAVAVASTSFVLNDLVQLRESKWAQLRATAAILAANAAPALEAQDTQAAHQLLRSLASQPCIESAALYDEQHRLWVSLPFNGQAATESEPTLDNESLGERTTSTGDYVIHYPVAVRGARLGTLGIRANSRDVAKHLAEYLTLAMIVAICSALLSVHLAIILQRRLAEPIVRLAAFAHQIACRGDYSVRIEYAGNDEIGDLYGAFDSLLEKVEASETALLLAQSQLADRVGERTNQLLEEMDQRRRVQTELVAAQNETEVAQRVKQNFLAEKSFEIRTPLNALVGFSDLLSRGEVRDEHERQNYTDIVATSARNLATLLNDLLDLSEVAGGQLRVERQPCSPAEVIAEVVSLLQPAALEAGLTLDSVWQEHLPESIVTDRARLRQALLSVVGYCLRHARRGRVQLVARAGDIEGHSRLQVRLTAPLEHRSVAHDTAAPPARGTKGSQAVDLRYSCDLGMATACRIARALGGDLVCDDSGGNNRAFVLTVDAGTISSRIALESPSGDIVAAAPQPPTRPNLQGARILVADDGDANRRLIQVLLTRAGAKVAVAADGQQAVELALAEAHDLILMDMQMPVLDGYDATAKLRQAGIATPIVALTAHALQSDEAKCRAAGCSDYLTKPIEPQRLLEQVDRLLSRSPEPAASAPQALPTCSVELPAMSAAGPLRSSLPQDDQEFREIVGEFVDRFNQRLGEMRDVLGTGDLHRLGELAHWLKGCGGTAGFAQLSDVASELLSASRDSNASQADRVLNELEVLATRIESPQVAPPIADASDTRGGGTLP from the coding sequence ATGCACCGTCGCTCGATCAAAACCAAGCTGATTCTCCTGGCAACGATCTCAGGCATCGCCGCGGTGGCCGTAGCGTCGACCAGCTTCGTGCTCAATGACCTCGTCCAGTTGCGCGAAAGCAAATGGGCGCAACTCCGCGCCACGGCCGCCATCCTCGCCGCCAACGCGGCACCGGCGCTCGAAGCTCAAGACACGCAGGCCGCGCATCAATTGCTGCGGTCCCTGGCTTCCCAGCCCTGCATCGAATCCGCGGCGCTGTACGACGAACAACACCGTCTGTGGGTGTCGCTTCCCTTCAACGGCCAGGCGGCGACCGAGTCGGAGCCAACGCTCGACAACGAATCGCTCGGCGAGCGCACGACCAGCACCGGCGATTACGTCATTCACTATCCTGTAGCCGTTCGCGGCGCGCGGCTCGGCACCCTCGGCATTCGCGCCAATTCCCGAGACGTCGCCAAGCATCTGGCCGAATACCTGACCCTGGCGATGATCGTGGCGATTTGTTCGGCGTTGTTGTCGGTGCACCTGGCGATCATCCTGCAGCGCCGGCTGGCCGAGCCGATCGTCCGCCTCGCGGCGTTTGCCCACCAGATCGCCTGCCGGGGCGATTACTCGGTCCGCATCGAGTACGCCGGCAACGACGAGATCGGCGATCTGTATGGAGCCTTCGACAGCCTGCTCGAAAAAGTCGAGGCCTCGGAAACGGCGTTGCTCTTGGCGCAGTCCCAGTTGGCTGATCGCGTCGGCGAGCGCACCAACCAGTTGCTCGAAGAGATGGATCAGCGGCGGCGCGTGCAGACCGAGCTGGTCGCGGCCCAGAACGAAACCGAGGTCGCGCAACGCGTCAAGCAGAACTTTCTGGCCGAAAAGAGCTTTGAAATCCGCACCCCGCTCAACGCCCTGGTCGGCTTCAGCGACTTGCTGAGCCGCGGCGAGGTGCGCGACGAACACGAACGGCAAAACTATACCGACATCGTGGCCACAAGTGCCCGAAACCTGGCCACGCTGTTGAACGACTTGCTCGACTTGTCGGAGGTCGCCGGGGGGCAGCTCCGGGTCGAAAGGCAACCCTGTTCGCCGGCCGAAGTGATCGCCGAGGTCGTTTCGCTGTTGCAACCTGCAGCCCTGGAAGCAGGACTGACGCTCGACTCCGTCTGGCAGGAACACCTGCCCGAATCGATCGTCACCGATCGGGCACGGCTGCGCCAGGCATTGCTGAGCGTGGTGGGCTATTGCCTGCGGCACGCACGGCGCGGGCGCGTCCAGTTGGTGGCCCGTGCGGGCGACATCGAAGGACACTCGCGCCTGCAGGTGCGGCTGACGGCCCCGCTGGAACATCGCTCGGTGGCGCACGATACGGCGGCGCCGCCGGCCCGCGGAACGAAGGGTTCGCAGGCCGTCGACTTGCGTTACAGCTGCGACCTGGGAATGGCGACGGCCTGTCGCATTGCCCGGGCCCTCGGCGGCGACCTGGTCTGCGACGATTCGGGGGGGAACAACCGCGCGTTCGTGCTGACCGTCGACGCCGGAACGATCTCTTCACGGATCGCGCTCGAGTCACCGTCGGGCGACATCGTCGCGGCCGCCCCGCAACCGCCCACGCGCCCAAACCTGCAGGGTGCCCGGATTCTGGTGGCCGACGACGGCGACGCTAACCGGCGTTTGATCCAGGTCTTGCTCACGCGCGCGGGGGCCAAGGTCGCGGTGGCGGCCGATGGGCAACAGGCCGTCGAGCTGGCACTGGCTGAGGCGCACGACCTGATCCTGATGGACATGCAGATGCCCGTGCTCGACGGCTACGATGCGACCGCCAAGCTTCGTCAGGCGGGCATCGCCACGCCGATCGTGGCGCTGACCGCGCATGCCTTGCAAAGCGACGAGGCCAAGTGCCGCGCGGCGGGCTGCTCCGACTATCTCACCAAGCCGATCGAACCCCAGCGGCTGCTGGAACAAGTCGACCGACTGCTTAGCCGGAGTCCCGAGCCCGCGGCTTCTGCACCGCAGGCTTTGCCGACGTGCAGCGTCGAGCTGCCGGCCATGTCGGCCGCCGGGCCGTTGCGGTCGAGCTTGCCGCAAGATGACCAGGAATTCCGGGAGATCGTCGGCGAGTTTGTCGACCGTTTCAACCAACGGCTCGGCGAGATGCGCGATGTGCTGGGGACCGGCGATCTTCATCGACTCGGCGAATTGGCGCATTGGTTGAAGGGCTGCGGAGGCACGGCGGGGTTTGCACAGCTCAGCGACGTGGCGAGCGAATTGCTGTCTGCCTCGCGCGACAGCAACGCCTCGCAAGCCGATCGCGTTTTGAACGAACTGGAAGTCCTGGCAACGCGGATCGAATCGCCGCAAGTGGCGCCGCCGATTGCCGACGCTTCTGACACTCGCGGGGGGGGCACCCTGCCATGA